A genomic window from Streptomyces sp. NBC_00234 includes:
- a CDS encoding ATP-binding protein has translation MHAMTTHDRQTTPLRWQMQFSPVRKCVPLARALVSKTLASWGYDQEDIDLVVLVCGELSANAVQHGGRRGHLFEVRLTVDGPHCLVEVSDAGRTPPRPTQAGEDDEGGRGLLLVAALSEETGHHNRHPIGKTVWARLILSSPSEESVCTS, from the coding sequence ATGCACGCGATGACGACGCACGACCGACAGACCACCCCGTTGCGGTGGCAGATGCAGTTCAGCCCGGTACGCAAGTGCGTGCCCCTGGCCCGCGCCCTCGTCTCCAAGACGCTCGCGAGCTGGGGATACGACCAGGAGGACATCGACCTGGTGGTCCTCGTCTGCGGAGAGCTCTCCGCCAATGCCGTCCAGCACGGCGGCAGACGAGGGCACCTCTTCGAAGTTCGGCTGACTGTTGACGGTCCACACTGCCTGGTCGAAGTCTCCGATGCTGGCCGCACCCCTCCCCGCCCCACCCAGGCCGGGGAGGACGACGAAGGCGGCAGGGGCCTGCTTCTCGTCGCAGCGCTCTCTGAAGAAACCGGCCACCACAACCGCCACCCGATCGGCAAGACCGTCTGGGCCCGCCTGATCCTCAGCAGCCCGAGCGAGGAGTCCGTATGCACGAGCTGA
- a CDS encoding radical SAM protein, producing MHELIAAPYLDHHLLVRPGNPKAARLPAHLYDELHTASGTSAVPAWLADVARQAWKIDLNDRRLNETVLVRPRSPYAYGRASYELNLGCNYDCEHCYLGLKQFAGLEWPERERLLHAIRDSGVLWLQLTGGEPMIDKLFPETYRLAYELGMMVEILTNGSRLAAPKNLALLTRLRPNRITLSLYGATAESYDGLTRRRGAYRMFVKGLDAAHEAGLPLDLALIITRHNAHEADQMRAFAGRYDLPYREYTHMSPTIYGGAETLATQAPDHLADREPFNGCNAGHTFFHVDPHGMATICKVGRDEVIPLMTTGVEGLSRLGGIADSLMLRTGGCTGCQLSGTCRVCRPLAKVYQEAKAPLDRYCQHATTRS from the coding sequence ATGCACGAGCTGATCGCTGCCCCGTACCTCGACCACCACCTCCTCGTACGGCCGGGCAACCCGAAGGCAGCACGCCTTCCCGCTCACTTATACGACGAACTGCACACCGCATCGGGTACCTCAGCAGTACCCGCGTGGCTGGCCGACGTGGCCCGTCAGGCTTGGAAGATCGATCTCAACGACCGACGCCTCAATGAAACTGTGCTGGTTCGCCCCCGCTCTCCGTATGCATACGGACGCGCCTCCTACGAGCTGAACCTCGGCTGCAACTACGACTGCGAACACTGCTACCTCGGCCTGAAGCAATTCGCCGGCCTGGAGTGGCCCGAGCGTGAGCGCCTGCTGCACGCCATTAGGGACTCGGGAGTGCTTTGGCTCCAGCTCACAGGCGGTGAGCCGATGATCGACAAGCTGTTCCCCGAGACGTACCGGCTGGCGTACGAGCTGGGCATGATGGTCGAGATCCTCACCAATGGCTCGCGTCTTGCCGCACCGAAGAACCTCGCCCTGCTGACTCGCTTGAGGCCGAACCGGATCACACTCAGCCTGTACGGGGCCACAGCAGAGTCCTACGACGGACTGACCCGGCGCCGGGGCGCGTACCGCATGTTCGTCAAAGGACTCGATGCAGCCCACGAAGCTGGGCTGCCCCTCGACCTCGCCTTGATCATCACCCGGCACAACGCCCATGAGGCCGACCAGATGCGCGCCTTCGCCGGCCGCTACGACCTGCCGTACCGCGAGTACACCCACATGTCGCCGACCATCTACGGCGGCGCGGAAACCCTCGCCACCCAGGCCCCGGACCACCTCGCAGATCGCGAACCCTTCAACGGCTGCAACGCCGGCCACACCTTCTTCCACGTCGACCCGCACGGCATGGCGACCATCTGCAAGGTTGGCCGTGACGAAGTGATCCCCCTCATGACAACGGGAGTCGAGGGCCTGAGCCGCCTTGGCGGCATCGCCGACTCTCTGATGCTTCGCACCGGTGGCTGCACCGGCTGCCAGCTCTCCGGCACCTGCCGGGTCTGCCGGCCGCTGGCCAAGGTCTACCAGGAGGCGAAGGCACCACTGGACAGGTACTGCCAACACGCGACTACAAGGAGCTGA